The DNA region GTGTGGCCGTCCAGGTTGTTGATGCAGACCTTGGTGGTGTCCGGGGGCGGCTCGCCGCATACGCCGGAGACTTCCACCCGATCCTGGCCCTGCTGCTTGATCCGGATGGTGTCGAACCGGGCGCCCACGTCCGGGGTCAGGTATCTGGGCTCGCGGACTTCATAAAGAAGCTGGGCCGTGACTGTGCCCACGGACACCAGGCCGCCGGTGTTGGGATGTTTGGTGATGACGAAGGAGCCGTCCTCGTGCATTTCGGCGATGGGAAAGCCCACGTTGTCGTAGGAGGGGACTTCGTCGATAAAGGAGTAGTTGCCTCCGGTAGCCTGGCCGCTGCACTCAATGATGTGCCCAGCCACGGCGGCGCCGGCCAGTTTGTCCCAGTCGTCCCGCTTCCACCCGAATTTCCAGGCGGCGGGCCCCATGACCACGGCGGCGTCGGCCAGGCGGCCGCCCACCACGATGTCCGCGCCCTGGGTCAGGGCTTCCACCACTCCCCAGCCGCCGAAATAGGCGTTGGCGGTAATGGGCATGGCGCCGGCGTCTTTCAAATGGACGCCCTTGTCCAGGTGGGCGAAGTTTTCGCCCTGCTCCTGCAATTCGGCGATGCGGGGCAGGATGTTGTCCCCTTCAATATAGGCGATTTTGGGATGCAGCCCCAATTCGCCCGCCACCCTTTGCAGTTCGTCGGCCAGGCCTTTGGGGTTCAGGCCTCCGGCGTTGGAGACCACCCGGATATTTTTATCCAGGCATTGGCCCATGATCTGCTCCATTTGCTTCAGAAAGGTATGGGCGTAGCCTTTGGTGGGGTCTTTCATGGTCTGGCGCACCAGGATGGCCATGGTGAGCTCCGCCAGATAGTCGCCGCTCAGGATGTCAATGGGGCCCCCTTCCACCATTTCCCTGGCTGCGGAAAAACGGTCTCCGAAGAAGCCGCTGCAATTGGCGATGATGAGTTTATCGTCAAATAACGTCTTTGGCTCGGCCATAATGTGCACCTCAATAATCAGATTGTTTGAATTTATGGATAAGGCCTGACAGCGCCGGGTTTCACCGGCCCGGCGGTACTGCAATCGCCCGGGGGGACGATCCGGTGCTTTTTATGTGAGCAAGGAGCGTGCCAGGGGTTAATAATTTTTTAATAGCTTGATTTAATGGCCAATTTCAAAACTCCCTGTATTGGCATCGCCCCCGATATGCCGATATATCGGCGTAATTGTCGAAATATCGGCGAATTTCCTTGACCGAAACCCCCTTTCTTCGCCATAATCCCCCCAACCCTAACCTTGGAGAAGCCCCATGCCCCCCGCCCCGCCCCCGTTTCAGGAAAACCAATGGCAATTCCTCACCGCCCTGGAAGCATTGGGCGCCCCGGTCAGCCAGTCCGTGGCCCAGGCTCTGGCGCCCGTGGACTCCCGGTCCCTGGACCAACTTCTGGTCCATTGCCGGGAAAAAGGATGGATACAGGACGCCGGGGAAGGATTGCTGCGCTTGAGC from Desulfatibacillum aliphaticivorans DSM 15576 includes:
- a CDS encoding acyclic terpene utilization AtuA family protein, yielding MAEPKTLFDDKLIIANCSGFFGDRFSAAREMVEGGPIDILSGDYLAELTMAILVRQTMKDPTKGYAHTFLKQMEQIMGQCLDKNIRVVSNAGGLNPKGLADELQRVAGELGLHPKIAYIEGDNILPRIAELQEQGENFAHLDKGVHLKDAGAMPITANAYFGGWGVVEALTQGADIVVGGRLADAAVVMGPAAWKFGWKRDDWDKLAGAAVAGHIIECSGQATGGNYSFIDEVPSYDNVGFPIAEMHEDGSFVITKHPNTGGLVSVGTVTAQLLYEVREPRYLTPDVGARFDTIRIKQQGQDRVEVSGVCGEPPPDTTKVCINNLDGHTNSFTVLLTGLDIEKKAKILENALFNSIGGKEQFRKAEVQLIRTDRENPASNEEAFAYLRLSVLDPDPKKVALFSAKLVELALCNIPGFTGTAPPAKGRPVIQHWPTLVSRDKVVQKLFFDGKEMEIEPAPMGREFPPVKSLEVSIPPVPSDEKVAAPLGRVFATRSGDKGGNANLGVWGKTPEAYAFLQDFLTVDKLKEILTDMAGYEIERYELPNLLALNFYIIGVLGDGVSASLRMDPQAKTLGEYLRAKTADIPRSLLP